The proteins below come from a single Hyphomicrobium denitrificans ATCC 51888 genomic window:
- a CDS encoding SOS response-associated peptidase translates to MCSRYSLICSPDDLCRAFGSFEVEDFPPRYNIAPSQPVLILRAGVKGGPEFQLVRWGLIPSWSKDPAKLSMLVNARAETAAEKPSFRGAMRHRRCLIPTTGYYEWTGGHGSRQPHLIKVADRPVFAMAGLWEGWLGADGSEIETMAILTTAANPDVASIHDRMPVIVAPEHYERWLDCSSGSENGVLDLLGPPPTGRMTVMAINPKLNDPRAEGPDLHQSPNPTLL, encoded by the coding sequence ATGTGCTCCCGCTACAGTCTGATCTGCTCACCGGACGACCTCTGCCGGGCGTTCGGAAGCTTTGAGGTCGAGGATTTTCCGCCCCGCTACAACATCGCGCCGTCGCAGCCGGTCCTCATTCTCCGGGCGGGCGTCAAAGGCGGGCCGGAATTCCAGCTGGTGCGCTGGGGCCTCATTCCATCCTGGAGCAAGGACCCGGCGAAATTGAGCATGCTCGTCAATGCCCGCGCCGAAACGGCGGCCGAGAAGCCTTCTTTCCGTGGGGCGATGCGCCATCGCCGCTGTCTCATTCCGACGACCGGCTATTACGAGTGGACCGGCGGGCACGGCTCTCGGCAGCCCCATCTCATCAAAGTGGCCGACCGTCCCGTTTTCGCGATGGCCGGGCTGTGGGAGGGCTGGCTCGGAGCCGATGGCAGCGAAATCGAGACGATGGCGATCCTCACCACGGCGGCGAACCCCGACGTCGCCTCCATCCACGACCGCATGCCGGTGATTGTCGCGCCGGAGCATTACGAGCGGTGGCTCGATTGCAGTTCCGGCAGCGAGAACGGCGTTCTGGACTTGCTCGGGCCGCCACCCACAGGACGCATGACCGTCATGGCCATCAACCCGAAGCTGAACGACCCTCGCGCTGAAGGGCCAGACCTGCATCAGTCTCCGAACCCAACGCTTCTTTAG
- a CDS encoding TIGR02301 family protein encodes MQRSVRKAPLGGTCRNAVLAVLLAFGTLGLTANAATAAPDVKPYDDRLLRLSEILGAIHYLRELCGANEGQYWRDRMRDLMDAEGSSALRRAKLTRAFNQGYRSYSRTYNTCSPSAQTAITRFLSEGSSLSEGLLKAFP; translated from the coding sequence ATGCAACGGTCAGTCAGAAAAGCTCCGCTTGGCGGCACGTGCCGGAACGCCGTTCTGGCGGTTCTTCTCGCGTTCGGCACGCTAGGGTTGACCGCAAATGCAGCAACGGCCGCGCCCGACGTCAAGCCTTACGACGACCGCCTGCTCCGTCTCTCGGAAATTCTCGGCGCGATTCACTATCTGCGCGAGCTTTGCGGCGCCAACGAGGGCCAGTACTGGCGCGACCGAATGCGCGACCTGATGGATGCGGAAGGATCGAGCGCGCTTCGCCGCGCCAAGCTCACCCGCGCGTTCAATCAAGGTTATCGCAGCTACAGCCGCACCTATAATACGTGCAGCCCTTCGGCACAGACCGCGATCACGCGATTTCTCTCGGAAGGCTCGTCGCTGTCTGAAGGCTTGCTCAAAGCCTTTCCCTGA
- a CDS encoding LysE family translocator codes for MDYIPNPLIIPIGIIVGILIAAPVGPVNVLCIQRAIERGFWGGIAAGIGSVLGDGLIALCAGLGVGTISGAVETHRAIIQALGGVALIAFGARLYFTSPRLRIVSEAEGSSESLRDFVWDIPQTFFLTITNPGAVLGLFAVFGGVSTFVEVHSTIDVLLMVAAIVGGSMLWWITLSHIISRYRHRIDLRTLAFVNRIAGLLLGSFGAILIAEVIWKGGSF; via the coding sequence ATGGACTATATTCCCAATCCCCTCATTATCCCTATCGGCATCATCGTCGGGATTCTCATCGCGGCGCCTGTTGGGCCTGTCAACGTGCTGTGCATTCAGCGCGCGATCGAGCGGGGGTTCTGGGGTGGCATCGCAGCCGGCATCGGATCGGTGTTGGGTGATGGTCTCATCGCGCTCTGTGCCGGGCTTGGCGTTGGAACGATTTCGGGCGCGGTCGAAACACATCGAGCGATCATTCAGGCGCTCGGCGGAGTGGCGTTGATCGCGTTTGGCGCGCGCCTTTACTTCACGTCGCCACGGCTGCGGATCGTCTCGGAAGCCGAGGGCTCATCCGAAAGCCTCAGGGATTTCGTCTGGGACATTCCGCAGACGTTCTTTCTCACGATTACGAATCCTGGAGCGGTGCTCGGACTCTTTGCCGTCTTCGGCGGCGTCAGCACCTTCGTTGAAGTTCATTCCACGATTGACGTTCTGCTGATGGTGGCGGCGATCGTCGGTGGCAGCATGCTGTGGTGGATCACGCTGTCACACATCATCAGCCGCTATCGTCACCGGATCGACTTGCGCACGCTGGCGTTCGTCAACAGGATCGCCGGACTGCTGCTCGGCAGTTTCGGCGCGATCCTTATCGCCGAAGTGATCTGGAAAGGCGGAAGTTTCTGA
- a CDS encoding L,D-transpeptidase: MSILAAAILSCAVAAPAQAFHPFQQNYGYVPPKKQKRSSQRAERAPQPLFGMGWDWDRPQNSGRDDEDDDNARSSASEGTLTGGGRPNISAVAPPKVSFPNSYAPGSIVIDTAGRRLYYVLSSTTAYRYPIAVGKQGFAWSGVEKISRKVAWPDWYPPAEMRARKPGLPVHMQGGVRNPLGAMALYLGSTLYRIHGTNDVSSIGTATSSGCIRMTNGNVTHLASIAGVGTTVHVLKRLPAGLARVAKAGSEG, from the coding sequence ATGAGTATTCTTGCAGCCGCTATTTTGAGCTGCGCCGTCGCCGCACCGGCGCAAGCCTTCCATCCATTCCAGCAAAACTACGGATACGTTCCCCCCAAAAAGCAGAAGCGTAGCAGCCAGCGCGCCGAACGGGCGCCGCAACCGCTGTTTGGAATGGGTTGGGACTGGGACCGCCCGCAAAACAGCGGACGCGATGACGAAGACGACGACAACGCGCGCTCATCGGCGAGCGAAGGCACGCTGACGGGCGGCGGCAGACCGAATATCTCGGCCGTTGCCCCGCCCAAGGTGTCGTTCCCGAACAGCTACGCCCCCGGTTCGATCGTCATCGATACGGCCGGCCGCCGCCTCTACTACGTTCTCTCCTCGACGACGGCGTATCGCTATCCGATCGCCGTCGGCAAGCAGGGCTTCGCATGGTCGGGCGTTGAAAAGATCTCGCGCAAGGTCGCATGGCCCGACTGGTATCCGCCGGCGGAGATGCGCGCGCGCAAGCCCGGACTTCCGGTTCACATGCAGGGCGGCGTGCGCAATCCGCTTGGCGCGATGGCGCTCTATCTCGGCAGCACGCTCTATCGCATCCACGGCACCAACGACGTCAGCTCCATCGGCACGGCGACATCGTCGGGCTGCATCCGCATGACGAACGGCAACGTCACGCACCTTGCCTCGATCGCTGGTGTCGGGACGACAGTACACGTGTTGAAGCGGCTGCCCGCCGGGCTCGCACGCGTCGCGAAGGCCGGCAGCGAAGGCTGA
- a CDS encoding dihydroorotase — translation MADTFDVLIRGATVVNHDGEGVRDIAISGGRIAEIGDLGSAGAAEIIDAAGLHILPGVIDTQVHFREPGLAHKEDLETGSRAAVAGGVTAVFEMPNTKPLTTTEDTLADKVRRARHRMFCDFAFFVGGTRDNIAEIPKLEKLEAAAGMKVFMGSSTGDLLVDEEDALDRIIARISRRASFHAEDEDRLKARMHLRRKGDPSSHPEWRDPEAALIATKRLVGLAEKHGKRVHVLHVSTAEEMEFLRHHKSYATVEVTPHHLTLQAPECYERLGAYAQMNPPVRDARHRAAIWHALQSGVVDVLGSDHAPHTREEKEHTYPDTHSGMTGVQTLVPTMLDHVNAGRLSLQRLVDLTSHGPQRLFGIRNKGRIAVGYDADLTVVDLKRRVRISNDWIESRCGWTPYDGATVTGWPVGTFVRGHKAMWEGEINGPARGEPVQFLEGFVR, via the coding sequence ATGGCCGATACATTCGATGTCTTGATCCGTGGCGCGACAGTCGTCAACCATGACGGGGAGGGCGTCCGCGATATCGCGATTTCGGGCGGCAGGATTGCGGAAATCGGCGACCTTGGCTCGGCCGGCGCGGCTGAAATCATCGACGCGGCGGGCCTGCATATTCTGCCGGGGGTCATCGATACCCAGGTGCATTTCCGCGAGCCGGGCCTGGCGCATAAAGAAGATCTCGAGACGGGGAGCCGAGCCGCGGTCGCTGGCGGCGTCACGGCCGTTTTCGAGATGCCGAACACGAAGCCCTTGACGACGACGGAAGATACGTTGGCCGACAAGGTCCGCCGCGCGCGTCACCGCATGTTCTGCGATTTCGCATTTTTCGTCGGCGGTACGCGCGACAACATTGCGGAAATTCCGAAGCTCGAAAAGCTCGAAGCCGCGGCCGGCATGAAAGTCTTCATGGGCTCGTCCACCGGCGACCTTCTGGTTGACGAGGAAGACGCGCTCGATCGCATCATCGCTAGAATTTCGCGGCGCGCATCGTTTCATGCCGAGGATGAAGACCGCCTCAAGGCGCGAATGCATCTGCGCCGCAAGGGCGATCCGTCTTCGCACCCCGAGTGGCGCGATCCGGAGGCGGCGCTGATCGCGACGAAGCGGCTCGTCGGTCTCGCCGAAAAGCACGGCAAGCGCGTGCATGTGCTGCACGTCTCGACGGCGGAGGAAATGGAGTTCCTGCGCCATCACAAATCCTACGCCACGGTCGAAGTCACGCCGCATCATCTGACGCTGCAGGCGCCCGAATGCTACGAGCGACTTGGCGCCTACGCACAGATGAACCCGCCGGTTCGCGACGCGCGCCACCGCGCGGCCATATGGCATGCGCTGCAGTCCGGCGTGGTCGATGTCCTGGGTTCCGATCATGCGCCGCACACGCGCGAAGAAAAAGAGCACACCTATCCCGACACGCATTCCGGCATGACGGGCGTGCAGACGCTGGTGCCGACGATGCTCGATCATGTGAATGCAGGGCGGCTGTCGCTGCAGCGCCTGGTCGATTTGACCAGCCACGGGCCGCAACGGCTGTTCGGCATCAGGAACAAGGGGCGGATCGCCGTCGGCTACGACGCCGACCTGACCGTGGTCGATCTGAAGCGCCGGGTCCGGATCTCGAACGACTGGATCGAAAGCCGCTGCGGCTGGACGCCATACGACGGCGCAACGGTAACGGGATGGCCGGTCGGCACGTTCGTGCGCGGTCACAAGGCCATGTGGGAGGGCGAAATCAACGGGCCCGCGCGTGGCGAGCCCGTTCAGTTCCTCGAAGGCTTCGTTCGCTGA
- a CDS encoding YgfZ/GcvT domain-containing protein, giving the protein MSSVKIARLTDRGVVRVDGADSEKLLQSLVTNEIEGLNAGEARFAGLLSPQGKILFDFFIVRTEMGYLLDVAAAKAADLVKRLTMYKLRADVTITDASPGFAVYAVWDDGAAALTATRACVHFNDPRHPAMGVRWLMQSPPPADAQVVELAHIDYDALRVRLGVPEAGKDFEFGDAYPHEADYDLFNGVSFTKGCYVGQEIVARMQNKTVVRKRVVKISATAPLISGAEIHLGDVAIGRVGTVDGLHGLAMVRLDRAIEAQDKNQRLRADGIAIDIDADAAGRYRKSAAARPSAALPS; this is encoded by the coding sequence ATGTCCAGCGTAAAGATCGCGCGACTTACCGACCGTGGCGTCGTTCGCGTCGATGGCGCCGACAGCGAAAAATTGTTGCAGAGCCTCGTCACCAACGAAATCGAGGGGCTGAACGCGGGCGAAGCGCGCTTTGCGGGGTTGCTGTCGCCGCAAGGCAAAATCCTGTTCGATTTCTTCATCGTCCGTACCGAGATGGGCTATCTTCTCGACGTTGCCGCCGCCAAGGCCGCCGATCTCGTCAAGCGCCTGACGATGTATAAGCTCCGCGCCGATGTCACGATCACCGACGCCTCGCCGGGCTTTGCCGTCTACGCCGTCTGGGACGACGGTGCCGCCGCGCTGACCGCTACGCGCGCGTGTGTCCATTTCAATGACCCGCGCCATCCGGCGATGGGCGTCCGCTGGCTGATGCAATCGCCGCCGCCGGCCGACGCGCAGGTCGTCGAGCTGGCGCATATCGATTACGACGCCTTACGAGTCCGCCTCGGCGTTCCCGAAGCGGGCAAGGATTTCGAGTTCGGCGACGCCTATCCGCACGAAGCGGATTACGATCTCTTCAACGGCGTCTCGTTCACCAAAGGCTGCTACGTCGGCCAGGAAATCGTCGCGCGAATGCAGAACAAGACCGTCGTGCGCAAGCGCGTCGTGAAAATTTCCGCCACCGCACCGCTGATCTCCGGAGCCGAAATCCATCTTGGCGACGTCGCCATCGGCCGCGTCGGCACGGTTGACGGACTGCATGGGCTTGCGATGGTTCGCCTCGACCGCGCCATCGAAGCTCAAGACAAAAATCAGCGTCTGCGCGCCGATGGTATTGCGATCGACATCGATGCCGACGCGGCCGGTCGTTATCGCAAATCGGCGGCGGCGCGGCCTTCGGCAGCCTTGCCATCATGA
- a CDS encoding DNA-3-methyladenine glycosylase I encodes MTRQVERERCPWAGATGTEYARYHDDEWGVPMTDDRALFEKLTLEGFQAGLSWITILRKRENFRKAFHDFDAERIARFGERDIARLMTDEGIIRNRAKIEATISNAKAYLALSEKMPFSHFLWGLIDGRPVINKLQNFKDAPTETDTSKRMSKALKSAGFRFVGSTTLYAFMQSTGMVNDHIVTCFRHAPCAKLQKSLKIDGL; translated from the coding sequence ATGACCCGGCAGGTCGAACGCGAACGTTGTCCCTGGGCGGGAGCGACGGGCACGGAGTATGCGCGCTACCACGACGACGAGTGGGGCGTCCCGATGACCGACGATCGCGCGCTGTTCGAAAAACTCACTCTCGAAGGCTTTCAGGCGGGATTGTCGTGGATCACGATCCTTCGAAAGCGCGAAAACTTCCGCAAGGCGTTTCACGATTTCGATGCGGAGCGCATCGCGCGCTTCGGCGAACGCGACATCGCGCGACTGATGACCGATGAAGGCATCATTCGCAATCGCGCCAAGATCGAAGCGACGATCTCGAACGCCAAGGCTTATCTCGCGCTCAGCGAGAAGATGCCGTTTTCGCATTTTCTCTGGGGGTTGATCGACGGACGTCCGGTCATCAACAAGCTGCAAAATTTCAAGGATGCGCCGACAGAAACGGACACGTCGAAACGCATGAGCAAAGCATTGAAGAGCGCAGGCTTCCGTTTTGTCGGCTCGACGACGCTCTACGCCTTCATGCAATCGACCGGCATGGTCAACGATCACATCGTGACCTGCTTTCGCCATGCGCCGTGCGCCAAATTGCAGAAGTCACTCAAGATCGACGGCCTATGA
- a CDS encoding YfbR-like 5'-deoxynucleotidase: protein MSGEHTPPKRAWQRMLSGRRLDLLDPQADDIEIEDIAHGLARVARWNGQTVGEHAFSVAQHSLVVTDIVRTIEPLFGARELCAALLHDAPEYVIGDLISPFKAAIGLDYKAFEQKLLAAIHERFGLGRMDAHVISTIKRADTIAAYYEAVTLAGFDPEEAKRFFGRPELPDVIDRELRRLTPHSTSDAQAGFVAEFKALCRL from the coding sequence ATGAGCGGCGAACATACGCCTCCGAAGCGGGCATGGCAGCGGATGCTGTCGGGCCGCCGTCTCGATCTCCTTGATCCGCAGGCGGACGATATCGAGATCGAAGATATCGCGCATGGGCTTGCGCGCGTCGCGCGCTGGAACGGACAGACCGTCGGCGAGCACGCGTTTTCCGTCGCTCAGCACAGTCTCGTCGTGACAGACATTGTGCGGACGATCGAGCCTCTATTCGGAGCGCGCGAGTTGTGCGCGGCACTGCTCCATGACGCGCCTGAATATGTCATCGGGGATTTAATCAGCCCGTTCAAAGCAGCCATCGGACTCGACTACAAGGCGTTCGAGCAGAAGCTGCTCGCCGCCATCCATGAACGCTTCGGCTTAGGCCGGATGGACGCCCACGTCATTTCCACCATCAAGCGCGCCGATACGATCGCCGCCTACTACGAAGCGGTGACGCTCGCCGGGTTCGATCCCGAAGAGGCGAAACGCTTTTTCGGCCGCCCCGAACTCCCTGATGTAATCGACAGGGAACTTAGGAGGCTCACGCCGCATTCTACTAGCGATGCCCAAGCCGGATTTGTCGCTGAATTCAAAGCACTTTGCCGTCTCTGA
- a CDS encoding NUDIX hydrolase, protein MNMELSGRRKPTPETAHRTPDTDTELSPSVGIGLNAAIVAVAENEPVALVVRGEPDRIGATDILPFGPFDPIEHRTLESGLRAWVHNQTGLDLGYAEQLYTFADRGRHTETDDASPHVVSIGYLALTQAVGHHGLTNGVWRSWYQYFPWEDWRRGRPEIIAHEIEPRLKAWAEKPSAPKAGSSPIPRADRVRICFGLDGMAWDEEKVLERFEMLYEAGLVDEALRDGRGAAREWTDRPKLGLAMQSDHRRILATAISRTRSKIKYRPVVFELMPDEFTLYELQKTVEAILGPHLHKQNFRRLVEGAGLVEPTGDVKTRTGGRPAKLFRFRREVLLERPAPGVRVSAPPVRN, encoded by the coding sequence ATGAACATGGAACTTTCAGGCCGGAGAAAGCCGACGCCCGAGACAGCTCATCGGACTCCAGATACCGACACGGAGCTTTCTCCGTCGGTCGGCATTGGCCTTAATGCGGCTATCGTTGCAGTCGCCGAGAATGAGCCTGTCGCGCTCGTCGTGCGCGGCGAGCCGGACCGGATCGGCGCTACCGACATCCTGCCATTTGGTCCTTTCGATCCAATTGAACATCGTACGCTGGAAAGCGGACTGCGGGCCTGGGTTCACAATCAGACAGGCCTTGATCTCGGCTATGCCGAGCAGCTCTACACGTTCGCAGATCGCGGCCGTCACACCGAAACGGACGATGCGTCTCCGCATGTCGTGTCGATCGGTTATCTCGCTCTGACCCAGGCTGTCGGCCATCATGGGCTGACGAACGGCGTCTGGCGGAGCTGGTATCAGTATTTTCCCTGGGAAGACTGGCGTCGCGGGCGTCCCGAGATCATCGCACACGAGATTGAGCCGCGCCTCAAAGCCTGGGCCGAGAAGCCCAGCGCTCCGAAGGCGGGTTCATCGCCCATTCCGAGAGCCGACCGTGTTCGCATTTGCTTCGGTCTCGACGGCATGGCGTGGGACGAAGAAAAGGTGCTCGAGCGCTTCGAAATGCTCTACGAGGCGGGCCTCGTGGACGAAGCATTGCGTGACGGCCGAGGCGCCGCGAGGGAATGGACCGATCGCCCGAAGCTCGGGCTTGCGATGCAGTCCGATCACCGGCGTATTCTCGCGACCGCGATCAGCCGGACCCGATCGAAGATCAAATACCGCCCGGTCGTATTCGAGTTGATGCCGGACGAATTCACGCTTTACGAACTGCAGAAGACCGTCGAAGCCATTCTGGGACCGCATCTGCACAAGCAGAACTTTCGCCGGCTGGTCGAAGGCGCGGGCCTTGTCGAGCCGACGGGCGATGTCAAAACCAGAACGGGCGGTCGTCCGGCAAAGCTGTTCCGCTTCCGCCGCGAGGTTCTATTGGAGCGACCGGCTCCGGGCGTCAGAGTTTCCGCTCCGCCGGTTCGGAATTGA
- the nadA gene encoding quinolinate synthase NadA yields the protein MVQTLERLAKPATAAHPAAKAVPPYSWSKALEAEMAPLYARVQHVVTPMEWPHYAPLIKSINELKQQRNAVILAHNYMTPEIFHCVADFRGDSLQLAKEAARVDAKIIVQAGVHFMAETSKLLSPDKTVLIPDMRAGCSLASSITPEDVRMLREAYPGVPIVTYVNTSAAVKAECDITCTSSNAVKVVESLGAPRVLCIPDQYLAKWVQSQTKVEVITWKGACEVHERFTGEELQTMREAEPGLKIIAHPECPPDVIAAADFTGSTSGMIQWVKDKRPPKVMLVTECSMASNVAIEVPDVEFIRPCNLCPHMKRISLENIYDSLVNLRHEVTVDPDVAHRARRAVERMVNLTN from the coding sequence ATGGTTCAAACCCTTGAGCGACTGGCGAAACCGGCCACTGCAGCGCACCCGGCCGCCAAAGCCGTGCCGCCCTATTCCTGGTCCAAGGCGCTCGAAGCCGAAATGGCGCCGCTGTACGCGCGCGTTCAGCACGTCGTGACGCCGATGGAATGGCCGCATTACGCGCCGCTGATCAAGTCGATCAACGAGCTGAAGCAACAGCGCAACGCCGTCATCCTGGCGCACAACTACATGACGCCCGAAATCTTTCATTGCGTGGCGGACTTTCGCGGCGACTCCCTGCAGCTCGCCAAGGAGGCTGCGCGCGTCGATGCGAAGATCATTGTTCAGGCGGGCGTGCACTTCATGGCGGAAACGTCGAAGCTGCTGTCGCCGGACAAGACCGTTCTCATTCCGGACATGCGCGCCGGCTGTTCGCTCGCGTCCTCGATCACGCCGGAAGACGTTCGCATGCTCCGCGAAGCCTATCCGGGCGTTCCGATCGTGACCTATGTGAACACATCGGCGGCCGTCAAAGCCGAATGTGACATCACCTGCACGTCGTCCAATGCCGTGAAAGTTGTGGAAAGCCTCGGCGCGCCCCGCGTTTTGTGCATACCAGACCAGTACCTGGCGAAGTGGGTACAGTCGCAGACCAAGGTCGAAGTCATCACCTGGAAGGGCGCGTGCGAGGTGCACGAGCGTTTCACGGGCGAAGAACTTCAGACGATGCGCGAGGCCGAGCCCGGCCTCAAGATCATCGCGCACCCCGAATGCCCGCCAGATGTCATCGCCGCCGCGGACTTCACCGGCTCGACGTCGGGCATGATTCAGTGGGTGAAGGACAAACGCCCGCCGAAGGTCATGCTCGTCACCGAATGCTCGATGGCATCGAACGTCGCGATCGAAGTTCCGGACGTCGAATTCATCCGGCCGTGCAATTTGTGCCCGCACATGAAGCGGATCAGCCTCGAGAACATCTACGACAGTCTCGTCAACTTGCGTCACGAGGTGACTGTCGATCCGGATGTTGCTCATCGAGCCCGTCGCGCTGTCGAGCGCATGGTCAACCTGACCAATTAG
- a CDS encoding L-aspartate oxidase: protein MTAQRQREARSFVPFEGKPGPGDVVIIGAGLAGLFTALKLAPLPVTVIAAAPLGEGASSMWAQGGIAAAVGEGDSTDKHAADTIEAGGGIVDTQVAHVVADEGPDRIRDLLSYGVPFDRDLEGHYVLSKEAAHSEKRVVRVSGDRAGAAIMQALIAAVRNTPSIRVLEGYEADGLIADNDRIEGIRLIRSRTHGTGSYVFVPASAIVLATGGVGALFALTTNPSYAKGEAIAMAARVGAVIADPEFVQFHPTAIDAGIDPAPLATEALRGEGATLVNSLGERFMLAIDPRGELAPRDVVARGVFNELNAGRGVFLDCREAIGAHFKDEFPTVWSHCQRAGIDPAKDLIPVAPAEHYHMGGIATDLRGRTSLAGLWAVGEVASTGLHGANRLASNSLLEAVVFGARAAADIRAYLPHDRVGHFVHPRRVPGNRASAPEQRSEAIDTLRAIMTKHVGVQRSAKGLKAALAALKKLDESAADDTVLSNMILTARLIAAAALARKESRGGHYRVDYPAADPAFAKRTFITVEDLKATEAAPRASRSVSAAACRP, encoded by the coding sequence ATGACTGCACAAAGACAACGGGAGGCACGATCCTTCGTCCCTTTCGAAGGTAAGCCCGGCCCGGGCGACGTCGTCATTATCGGGGCCGGGCTTGCGGGGTTGTTCACCGCACTCAAACTCGCGCCGCTGCCGGTGACGGTCATCGCCGCGGCGCCGCTCGGCGAGGGTGCGTCGAGCATGTGGGCTCAGGGCGGCATCGCGGCTGCCGTCGGCGAAGGCGACAGCACTGATAAGCACGCAGCCGACACGATCGAAGCCGGCGGCGGCATCGTCGACACGCAGGTCGCACACGTCGTCGCCGACGAAGGCCCGGATCGCATCCGCGATCTGCTGAGCTACGGTGTTCCCTTCGATCGCGACCTCGAAGGTCACTACGTTCTCTCGAAGGAAGCGGCGCATTCGGAGAAGCGCGTCGTCCGCGTATCCGGCGACCGCGCCGGAGCCGCGATCATGCAGGCTCTCATCGCGGCGGTTCGCAACACGCCATCGATCCGCGTGCTCGAAGGCTATGAAGCGGACGGCCTGATCGCGGACAACGACCGGATCGAAGGCATTCGCCTCATCAGATCGCGCACGCACGGAACCGGCAGCTACGTTTTCGTGCCAGCATCCGCGATCGTGCTCGCAACCGGCGGCGTCGGCGCGCTGTTCGCGTTGACCACCAATCCCTCTTACGCAAAAGGCGAAGCCATCGCGATGGCGGCACGTGTGGGCGCGGTGATTGCCGATCCCGAATTCGTGCAGTTCCATCCGACAGCAATCGATGCCGGGATCGATCCCGCGCCGCTCGCGACGGAAGCGCTGCGCGGCGAAGGCGCGACGCTCGTCAACTCCCTCGGCGAACGCTTCATGCTGGCGATCGATCCGCGCGGCGAGCTTGCGCCGCGCGATGTCGTGGCTCGCGGCGTGTTCAATGAACTCAACGCGGGTCGCGGCGTGTTCCTCGATTGCCGCGAGGCGATCGGCGCGCATTTCAAGGACGAATTTCCTACGGTCTGGAGTCATTGCCAGCGCGCAGGCATCGATCCCGCCAAGGATTTGATCCCTGTTGCGCCGGCGGAACACTATCACATGGGCGGCATTGCTACCGATCTTCGCGGGCGCACGAGCCTCGCCGGACTCTGGGCGGTCGGCGAAGTCGCGTCGACCGGATTGCACGGAGCAAATCGACTGGCATCGAACTCATTGCTCGAAGCCGTCGTCTTTGGCGCGCGCGCCGCCGCCGACATTCGCGCATACCTGCCGCACGATCGCGTCGGGCATTTCGTTCACCCGCGCCGCGTGCCGGGCAATCGCGCGTCGGCGCCCGAACAACGCAGCGAAGCCATCGACACGCTGCGCGCGATCATGACGAAGCACGTCGGCGTTCAGCGTTCCGCGAAGGGCCTGAAGGCTGCGCTTGCGGCTCTCAAGAAGCTCGACGAGTCAGCGGCCGACGATACGGTGCTTTCAAATATGATCCTGACCGCTCGTCTGATTGCTGCGGCGGCGCTGGCGCGCAAGGAAAGCCGCGGCGGTCATTACCGCGTCGACTATCCCGCGGCCGATCCGGCATTCGCCAAACGCACCTTCATCACGGTTGAAGATCTGAAAGCGACCGAAGCGGCGCCGCGTGCGTCCCGCAGCGTGTCCGCAGCGGCGTGCCGACCATGA